A stretch of Henckelia pumila isolate YLH828 chromosome 4, ASM3356847v2, whole genome shotgun sequence DNA encodes these proteins:
- the LOC140865006 gene encoding putative receptor-like protein kinase At5g39000 isoform X1 yields the protein MNLYPVSVAPTIILCLLTIFAAASYNQDYLTGDISVNCGSTGTSVAIDGREWHGDMNAEDDSSLQVKGASSSSSVISQLTATADPVPYKTARISRSTFSYAFQVDPSLKLIRLHFNPTRYKGFKVSKDLFTVESRAVILLDNFSPSVVADALGVNTFVKEFCINIEGNQILDIVFTSASSQLQDGMYAFINGIEIISVPKALSYFHGIDLGAQVYRQKAIIYIDNSTALERIYKLNILQDSILPVEDSAEMIEIGATIQTQKRHREKSNTWKISVDVGFRYLVRIHFSKSGLKMAETGHEKFEFLINHMIAYIDSDTRTHGKDNGIILYRNYILVMKGYKQEGKRDLSITLQSRDESIDRERPLKGFEIFKLSNPDNSLACPNQMSTAQNFQSGTPQNLASVLGYSNATAVIFMIVFVNIIVHGSRQLSEKNLTTKENKPLVKGERLCLRFSLDEIRAATQNFNDELVIGRGGFGTVYKGLLNDGGEIVAIKRLRLNSKQGEHEFWREIEALSELRHLNLVSLIGYCNERHEMILVYDYMSGGTLADHLYKKADDSNYSPSLTWNQRLSICIGAGRGLDYLHTGHGIIHRDVKSSNILLDENFVAKVSDFGLAKPETRNMLHSYVSTNVKGTFGYIDPHYFRTRQLTRKSDTYAFGVVLLEVLCGRMALDLRVEEDKHSLTMWAQEQIREGEVEKIISSDLRGDISLDSLKAFVKAVQSCINDEPKRRPTMAQVVLQLEFALKQHESSRQVTDERDVFDVFPYSDEIISSASTENLTITSIDELNISSSSKEQNVIDAKLTSRDRVIRSITKHPRNWQWDVLWKRPKQFLNKHIEDSKSAGQNKLLMKKLVISLLKDYVTGLSATELDWGTMNLATNRFSHSNMMGKGLGGAYYKAVLPTQVIAVKRSSLSEYGHNEFKLEIYLLSKLQHPNLTKLLGYNIHGEEMILAYEFKAETSLHAALFVGRDQLPWTHRFKIIRGIAEGVLYLHQDSELRKFYGDLETQNIILDTEMNPKICFDFKLKPGKDLRMLSLDDKSYLHSDHASVECNLGCQISVSTDIHSFGVMVLEIVSGMMHRRSSEEGLDLIAYAWKLWNEEKPLYLMEASTWVSGFSQEEVLRCIRVGLSCTQQQPKYRPMMPLILRSLQGYHELQLELKETVQPKTIQSTSSSIHKCD from the exons ATGAATCTTTATCCGGTTTCAGTTGCTCCCACGATAATTCTCTGCCTTTTGACCATATTTGCAGCAGCAAGCTATAACCAGGATTACCTTACGGGAGATATTTCTGTAAATTGTGGCTCGACTGGAACTTCAGTGGCAATTGATGGAAGGGAATGGCACGGAGATATGAACGCAGAAGACGATTCTTCACTACAAGTGAAGGGAGCATCATCTAGCTCAAGTGTCATCAGCCAGTTAACAGCGACTGCCGATCCAGTTCCCTACAAAACAGCACGAATCTCTCGTTCTACATTCTCATATGCATTCCAGGTTGATCCAAGTCTGAAACTAATCCGACTTCACTTTAATCCGACTCGGTACAAAGGGTTTAAAGTATCAAAAGACCTCTTCACTGTAGAATCTAGAGCCGTCATTTTGCTTGATAACTTTAGCCCTTCAGTCGTTGCTGATGCTCTAGGTGTGAATACTTTTGTCAAGGAATTCTGCATAAACATAGAAGGAAATCAAATATTGGATATTGTTTTCACTTCAGCAAGTAGTCAACTACAAGATGGGATGTATGCTTTTATAAACGGCATTGAGATCATCTCGGTGCCTAAAGCTCTTTCTTACTTTCATGGTATAGATCTTGGTGCACAAGTTTATAGACAGAAGGCTATCATATACATAGATAACAGCACCGCGCTCGAAAGAATTTATAAACTAAATATTCTACAGGATTCTATTCTACCAGTAGAGGATTCAGCCGAGATGATTGAGATAGGGGCCActatacaaacacaaaaacgaCATAGGGAAAAATCTAACACTTGGAAAATATCTGTGGACGTGGGGTTTAGGTACTTGGTAAGGATTCATTTCTCCAAGTCAGGCCTCAAGATGGCAGAAACGGGTCACGAGAAATTTGAATTCCTCATTAACCACATGATTGCCTATATTGATTCTGATACAAGGACACATGGTAAAGATAATGGCATCATCTTGTATAGGAACTACATTTTGGTGATGAAGGGATACAAACAAGAGGGTAAACGTGATTTGTCGATTACCTTGCAATCCAGAGATGAATCCATCGACAGAGAGCGGCCCCTGAAAGGATTTGAAATATTCAAGTTGAGTAATCCTGATAATAGTCTTGCTTGTCCAAATCAAATGTCTACAGCACAAAATTTTCAATCTGGGACTCCCCAAAATTTAGCATCTGTTCTTGGCTACAGCAATGCAACTGCAGTCATATTTATGATTGTTTTTGTGAACATCATTGTTCATGGATCAAGGCAACTTTCGGAAAAAAATCTTacaacaaaggaaaacaagccaCTAGTCAAGGGAGAACGACTCTGTCTTCGTTTTTCGTTGGATGAGATCCGTGCAGCCACCCAAAATTTCAATGATGAACTTGTAATTGGACGCGGTGGATTTGGCACAGTATATAAAGGACTTCTTAATGATGGGGGAGAGATTGTTGCCATAAAGAGGTTAAGATTAAACTCCAAGCAAGGGGAGCACGAGTTTTGGAGAGAGATTGAAGCACTTTCTGAGCTTCGGCATCTTAATCTAGTCTCTTTGATTGGTTATTGCAATGAGCGTCATGAAATGATTCTTGTTTATGATTACATGTCTGGTGGAACATTGGCCGACCACCTCTATAAAAAAGCTGATGACAGCAATTATTCACCTTCTCTGACCTGGAATCAGAGACTTAGCATCTGCATTGGAGCCGGTCGGGGACTGGATTATCTTCACACAGGCCATGGTATCATACATCGTGACGTAAAGTCTTCAAACATCTTGCTGGATGAAAATTTTGTGGCCAAGGTTTCGGATTTTGGCCTGGCTAAACCTGAAACCAGAAATATGCTGCATAGTTATGTCAGCACAAATGTTAAAGGCACATTTGGTTACATTGACCCACATTACTTTAGGACTCGTCAACTAACAAGAAAAAGCGACACATATGCCTTTGGCGTGGTGTTATTGGAAGTATTATGTGGGAGAATGGCACTGGATTTAAGGGTTGAAGAAGATAAGCACAGTCTAACCATGTGGGCTCAAGAGCAGATTAGGGAAGGAGAAGTAGAAAAGATCATAAGTTCAGATCTGAGGGGGGATATCTCACTAGATAGCTTGAAGGCATTTGTGAAAGCTGTTCAAAGTTGCATAAACGATGAACCAAAGAGACGGCCAACGATGGCTCAGGTTGTATTACAGCTTGAGTTTGCACTTAAGCAGCACGAGAGCTCGAGACAAGTAACAGATGAAAGAGATGTTTTTGATGTCTTTCCCTATTCTGATGAGATTATCTCATCAGCGAGCACAGAAAATCTAACAATAACCTCCATTGATGAGCTGAATATTTCATCTTCTTCAAAAGAACAAAATGTCATTGATGCTAAGCTGACATCCAGGGATAGAGTTATTAGATCAATAACAAAGCACCCAAGAAATTGGCAATGGGATGTACTCTGGAAACGACCAAAACAATTTCTCAACAAACATATCGAAGACTCAAAATCTGCAG GACAAAACAAACTTCTTATGAAAAAGCTGGTCATCAGTCTTCTAAAAGATTATGTGACTGGGTTAAGTGCAACTGAGTTGGATTGGGGTACAATGAACTTAGCAACGAATAGATTCTCCCATTCAAATATGATGGGTAAAGGTCTTGGAGGCGCTTATTACAAG GCTGTGTTACCTACACAGGTAATTGCAGTTAAAAGGAGTTCACTTTCAGAGTATGGACATAATGAGTTCAAACTTGAAATTTACTTGCTCTCCAAACTTCAGCACCCAAACCTCACAAAACTATTAGGATATAACATACATGGAGAAGAAATGATACTAGCATATGAGTTCAAGGCCGAGACAAGTCTACATGCCGCTCTATTTG TGGGACGTGATCAGCTTCCTTGGACACACCGCTTCAAAATTATCAGGGGGATTGCTGAAGGAGTTCTCTATCTTCACCAAGATTCAGAGTTGAGAAAATTTTACGGTGACCTCGAAACCCAGAATATTATATTGGACACCGAGATGAATCctaaaatttgttttgatttcaaaTTGAAGCCCGGCAAAGATCTTCGCATGTTGTCACTAGATGACAAAAG TTATTTGCACAGTGATCATGCCTCTGTGGAATGCAATCTGGGCTGCCAAATATCAGTATCAACGGACATTCATAGCTTCGGAGTTATGGTCTTGGAGATAGTGAGTGGCATGATGCACCGCCGAAGTTCTGAGGAGGGGCTGGACCTAATTGCTTAT GCATGGAAGCTGTGGAATGAAGAGAAACCATTATATCTTATGGAAGCATCAACATGGGTATCAGGGTTTTCACAGGAGGAAGTTCTAAGATGCATTCGAGTTGGTCTTTCATGCACCCAACAGCAACCAAAGTACCGACCAATGATGCCTCTTATTCTTCGGTCATTGCAAGGTTATCATGAATTACAATTGGAGCTCAAAGAGACAGTGCAACCAAAAACTATTCAATCCACAAGTAGCAGCATTCACAAATGCGACTAA
- the LOC140865006 gene encoding putative receptor-like protein kinase At5g39000 isoform X3: MNLYPVSVAPTIILCLLTIFAAASYNQDYLTGDISVNCGSTGTSVAIDGREWHGDMNAEDDSSLQVKGASSSSSVISQLTATADPVPYKTARISRSTFSYAFQVDPSLKLIRLHFNPTRYKGFKVSKDLFTVESRAVILLDNFSPSVVADALGVNTFVKEFCINIEGNQILDIVFTSASSQLQDGMYAFINGIEIISVPKALSYFHGIDLGAQVYRQKAIIYIDNSTALERIYKLNILQDSILPVEDSAEMIEIGATIQTQKRHREKSNTWKISVDVGFRYLVRIHFSKSGLKMAETGHEKFEFLINHMIAYIDSDTRTHGKDNGIILYRNYILVMKGYKQEGKRDLSITLQSRDESIDRERPLKGFEIFKLSNPDNSLACPNQMSTAQNFQSGTPQNLASVLGYSNATAVIFMIVFVNIIVHGSRQLSEKNLTTKENKPLVKGERLCLRFSLDEIRAATQNFNDELVIGRGGFGTVYKGLLNDGGEIVAIKRLRLNSKQGEHEFWREIEALSELRHLNLVSLIGYCNERHEMILVYDYMSGGTLADHLYKKADDSNYSPSLTWNQRLSICIGAGRGLDYLHTGHGIIHRDVKSSNILLDENFVAKVSDFGLAKPETRNMLHSYVSTNVKGTFGYIDPHYFRTRQLTRKSDTYAFGVVLLEVLCGRMALDLRVEEDKHSLTMWAQEQIREGEVEKIISSDLRGDISLDSLKAFVKAVQSCINDEPKRRPTMAQVVLQLEFALKQHESSRQVTDERDVFDVFPYSDEIISSASTENLTITSIDELNISSSSKEQNVIDAKLTSRDRVIRSITKHPRNWQWDVLWKRPKQFLNKHIEDSKSAGQNKLLMKKLVISLLKDYVTGLSATELDWGTMNLATNRFSHSNMMGKGLGGAYYKAVLPTQHPNLTKLLGYNIHGEEMILAYEFKAETSLHAALFVGRDQLPWTHRFKIIRGIAEGVLYLHQDSELRKFYGDLETQNIILDTEMNPKICFDFKLKPGKDLRMLSLDDKSYLHSDHASVECNLGCQISVSTDIHSFGVMVLEIVSGMMHRRSSEEGLDLIAYAWKLWNEEKPLYLMEASTWVSGFSQEEVLRCIRVGLSCTQQQPKYRPMMPLILRSLQGYHELQLELKETVQPKTIQSTSSSIHKCD; this comes from the exons ATGAATCTTTATCCGGTTTCAGTTGCTCCCACGATAATTCTCTGCCTTTTGACCATATTTGCAGCAGCAAGCTATAACCAGGATTACCTTACGGGAGATATTTCTGTAAATTGTGGCTCGACTGGAACTTCAGTGGCAATTGATGGAAGGGAATGGCACGGAGATATGAACGCAGAAGACGATTCTTCACTACAAGTGAAGGGAGCATCATCTAGCTCAAGTGTCATCAGCCAGTTAACAGCGACTGCCGATCCAGTTCCCTACAAAACAGCACGAATCTCTCGTTCTACATTCTCATATGCATTCCAGGTTGATCCAAGTCTGAAACTAATCCGACTTCACTTTAATCCGACTCGGTACAAAGGGTTTAAAGTATCAAAAGACCTCTTCACTGTAGAATCTAGAGCCGTCATTTTGCTTGATAACTTTAGCCCTTCAGTCGTTGCTGATGCTCTAGGTGTGAATACTTTTGTCAAGGAATTCTGCATAAACATAGAAGGAAATCAAATATTGGATATTGTTTTCACTTCAGCAAGTAGTCAACTACAAGATGGGATGTATGCTTTTATAAACGGCATTGAGATCATCTCGGTGCCTAAAGCTCTTTCTTACTTTCATGGTATAGATCTTGGTGCACAAGTTTATAGACAGAAGGCTATCATATACATAGATAACAGCACCGCGCTCGAAAGAATTTATAAACTAAATATTCTACAGGATTCTATTCTACCAGTAGAGGATTCAGCCGAGATGATTGAGATAGGGGCCActatacaaacacaaaaacgaCATAGGGAAAAATCTAACACTTGGAAAATATCTGTGGACGTGGGGTTTAGGTACTTGGTAAGGATTCATTTCTCCAAGTCAGGCCTCAAGATGGCAGAAACGGGTCACGAGAAATTTGAATTCCTCATTAACCACATGATTGCCTATATTGATTCTGATACAAGGACACATGGTAAAGATAATGGCATCATCTTGTATAGGAACTACATTTTGGTGATGAAGGGATACAAACAAGAGGGTAAACGTGATTTGTCGATTACCTTGCAATCCAGAGATGAATCCATCGACAGAGAGCGGCCCCTGAAAGGATTTGAAATATTCAAGTTGAGTAATCCTGATAATAGTCTTGCTTGTCCAAATCAAATGTCTACAGCACAAAATTTTCAATCTGGGACTCCCCAAAATTTAGCATCTGTTCTTGGCTACAGCAATGCAACTGCAGTCATATTTATGATTGTTTTTGTGAACATCATTGTTCATGGATCAAGGCAACTTTCGGAAAAAAATCTTacaacaaaggaaaacaagccaCTAGTCAAGGGAGAACGACTCTGTCTTCGTTTTTCGTTGGATGAGATCCGTGCAGCCACCCAAAATTTCAATGATGAACTTGTAATTGGACGCGGTGGATTTGGCACAGTATATAAAGGACTTCTTAATGATGGGGGAGAGATTGTTGCCATAAAGAGGTTAAGATTAAACTCCAAGCAAGGGGAGCACGAGTTTTGGAGAGAGATTGAAGCACTTTCTGAGCTTCGGCATCTTAATCTAGTCTCTTTGATTGGTTATTGCAATGAGCGTCATGAAATGATTCTTGTTTATGATTACATGTCTGGTGGAACATTGGCCGACCACCTCTATAAAAAAGCTGATGACAGCAATTATTCACCTTCTCTGACCTGGAATCAGAGACTTAGCATCTGCATTGGAGCCGGTCGGGGACTGGATTATCTTCACACAGGCCATGGTATCATACATCGTGACGTAAAGTCTTCAAACATCTTGCTGGATGAAAATTTTGTGGCCAAGGTTTCGGATTTTGGCCTGGCTAAACCTGAAACCAGAAATATGCTGCATAGTTATGTCAGCACAAATGTTAAAGGCACATTTGGTTACATTGACCCACATTACTTTAGGACTCGTCAACTAACAAGAAAAAGCGACACATATGCCTTTGGCGTGGTGTTATTGGAAGTATTATGTGGGAGAATGGCACTGGATTTAAGGGTTGAAGAAGATAAGCACAGTCTAACCATGTGGGCTCAAGAGCAGATTAGGGAAGGAGAAGTAGAAAAGATCATAAGTTCAGATCTGAGGGGGGATATCTCACTAGATAGCTTGAAGGCATTTGTGAAAGCTGTTCAAAGTTGCATAAACGATGAACCAAAGAGACGGCCAACGATGGCTCAGGTTGTATTACAGCTTGAGTTTGCACTTAAGCAGCACGAGAGCTCGAGACAAGTAACAGATGAAAGAGATGTTTTTGATGTCTTTCCCTATTCTGATGAGATTATCTCATCAGCGAGCACAGAAAATCTAACAATAACCTCCATTGATGAGCTGAATATTTCATCTTCTTCAAAAGAACAAAATGTCATTGATGCTAAGCTGACATCCAGGGATAGAGTTATTAGATCAATAACAAAGCACCCAAGAAATTGGCAATGGGATGTACTCTGGAAACGACCAAAACAATTTCTCAACAAACATATCGAAGACTCAAAATCTGCAG GACAAAACAAACTTCTTATGAAAAAGCTGGTCATCAGTCTTCTAAAAGATTATGTGACTGGGTTAAGTGCAACTGAGTTGGATTGGGGTACAATGAACTTAGCAACGAATAGATTCTCCCATTCAAATATGATGGGTAAAGGTCTTGGAGGCGCTTATTACAAG GCTGTGTTACCTACACAG CACCCAAACCTCACAAAACTATTAGGATATAACATACATGGAGAAGAAATGATACTAGCATATGAGTTCAAGGCCGAGACAAGTCTACATGCCGCTCTATTTG TGGGACGTGATCAGCTTCCTTGGACACACCGCTTCAAAATTATCAGGGGGATTGCTGAAGGAGTTCTCTATCTTCACCAAGATTCAGAGTTGAGAAAATTTTACGGTGACCTCGAAACCCAGAATATTATATTGGACACCGAGATGAATCctaaaatttgttttgatttcaaaTTGAAGCCCGGCAAAGATCTTCGCATGTTGTCACTAGATGACAAAAG TTATTTGCACAGTGATCATGCCTCTGTGGAATGCAATCTGGGCTGCCAAATATCAGTATCAACGGACATTCATAGCTTCGGAGTTATGGTCTTGGAGATAGTGAGTGGCATGATGCACCGCCGAAGTTCTGAGGAGGGGCTGGACCTAATTGCTTAT GCATGGAAGCTGTGGAATGAAGAGAAACCATTATATCTTATGGAAGCATCAACATGGGTATCAGGGTTTTCACAGGAGGAAGTTCTAAGATGCATTCGAGTTGGTCTTTCATGCACCCAACAGCAACCAAAGTACCGACCAATGATGCCTCTTATTCTTCGGTCATTGCAAGGTTATCATGAATTACAATTGGAGCTCAAAGAGACAGTGCAACCAAAAACTATTCAATCCACAAGTAGCAGCATTCACAAATGCGACTAA
- the LOC140865006 gene encoding putative receptor-like protein kinase At5g39000 isoform X2, translated as MNLYPVSVAPTIILCLLTIFAAASYNQDYLTGDISVNCGSTGTSVAIDGREWHGDMNAEDDSSLQVKGASSSSSVISQLTATADPVPYKTARISRSTFSYAFQVDPSLKLIRLHFNPTRYKGFKVSKDLFTVESRAVILLDNFSPSVVADALGVNTFVKEFCINIEGNQILDIVFTSASSQLQDGMYAFINGIEIISVPKALSYFHGIDLGAQVYRQKAIIYIDNSTALERIYKLNILQDSILPVEDSAEMIEIGATIQTQKRHREKSNTWKISVDVGFRYLVRIHFSKSGLKMAETGHEKFEFLINHMIAYIDSDTRTHGKDNGIILYRNYILVMKGYKQEGKRDLSITLQSRDESIDRERPLKGFEIFKLSNPDNSLACPNQMSTAQNFQSGTPQNLASVLGYSNATAVIFMIVFVNIIVHGSRQLSEKNLTTKENKPLVKGERLCLRFSLDEIRAATQNFNDELVIGRGGFGTVYKGLLNDGGEIVAIKRLRLNSKQGEHEFWREIEALSELRHLNLVSLIGYCNERHEMILVYDYMSGGTLADHLYKKADDSNYSPSLTWNQRLSICIGAGRGLDYLHTGHGIIHRDVKSSNILLDENFVAKVSDFGLAKPETRNMLHSYVSTNVKGTFGYIDPHYFRTRQLTRKSDTYAFGVVLLEVLCGRMALDLRVEEDKHSLTMWAQEQIREGEVEKIISSDLRGDISLDSLKAFVKAVQSCINDEPKRRPTMAQVVLQLEFALKQHESSRQVTDERDVFDVFPYSDEIISSASTENLTITSIDELNISSSSKEQNVIDAKLTSRDRVIRSITKHPRNWQWDVLWKRPKQFLNKHIEDSKSAGQNKLLMKKLVISLLKDYVTGLSATELDWGTMNLATNRFSHSNMMGKGLGGAYYKAVLPTQVIAVKRSSLSEYGHNEFKLEIYLLSKLQHPNLTKLLGYNIHGEEMILAYEFKAETSLHAALFVGRDQLPWTHRFKIIRGIAEGVLYLHQDSELRKFYGDLETQNIILDTEMNPKICFDFKLKPGKDLRMLSLDDKSDHASVECNLGCQISVSTDIHSFGVMVLEIVSGMMHRRSSEEGLDLIAYAWKLWNEEKPLYLMEASTWVSGFSQEEVLRCIRVGLSCTQQQPKYRPMMPLILRSLQGYHELQLELKETVQPKTIQSTSSSIHKCD; from the exons ATGAATCTTTATCCGGTTTCAGTTGCTCCCACGATAATTCTCTGCCTTTTGACCATATTTGCAGCAGCAAGCTATAACCAGGATTACCTTACGGGAGATATTTCTGTAAATTGTGGCTCGACTGGAACTTCAGTGGCAATTGATGGAAGGGAATGGCACGGAGATATGAACGCAGAAGACGATTCTTCACTACAAGTGAAGGGAGCATCATCTAGCTCAAGTGTCATCAGCCAGTTAACAGCGACTGCCGATCCAGTTCCCTACAAAACAGCACGAATCTCTCGTTCTACATTCTCATATGCATTCCAGGTTGATCCAAGTCTGAAACTAATCCGACTTCACTTTAATCCGACTCGGTACAAAGGGTTTAAAGTATCAAAAGACCTCTTCACTGTAGAATCTAGAGCCGTCATTTTGCTTGATAACTTTAGCCCTTCAGTCGTTGCTGATGCTCTAGGTGTGAATACTTTTGTCAAGGAATTCTGCATAAACATAGAAGGAAATCAAATATTGGATATTGTTTTCACTTCAGCAAGTAGTCAACTACAAGATGGGATGTATGCTTTTATAAACGGCATTGAGATCATCTCGGTGCCTAAAGCTCTTTCTTACTTTCATGGTATAGATCTTGGTGCACAAGTTTATAGACAGAAGGCTATCATATACATAGATAACAGCACCGCGCTCGAAAGAATTTATAAACTAAATATTCTACAGGATTCTATTCTACCAGTAGAGGATTCAGCCGAGATGATTGAGATAGGGGCCActatacaaacacaaaaacgaCATAGGGAAAAATCTAACACTTGGAAAATATCTGTGGACGTGGGGTTTAGGTACTTGGTAAGGATTCATTTCTCCAAGTCAGGCCTCAAGATGGCAGAAACGGGTCACGAGAAATTTGAATTCCTCATTAACCACATGATTGCCTATATTGATTCTGATACAAGGACACATGGTAAAGATAATGGCATCATCTTGTATAGGAACTACATTTTGGTGATGAAGGGATACAAACAAGAGGGTAAACGTGATTTGTCGATTACCTTGCAATCCAGAGATGAATCCATCGACAGAGAGCGGCCCCTGAAAGGATTTGAAATATTCAAGTTGAGTAATCCTGATAATAGTCTTGCTTGTCCAAATCAAATGTCTACAGCACAAAATTTTCAATCTGGGACTCCCCAAAATTTAGCATCTGTTCTTGGCTACAGCAATGCAACTGCAGTCATATTTATGATTGTTTTTGTGAACATCATTGTTCATGGATCAAGGCAACTTTCGGAAAAAAATCTTacaacaaaggaaaacaagccaCTAGTCAAGGGAGAACGACTCTGTCTTCGTTTTTCGTTGGATGAGATCCGTGCAGCCACCCAAAATTTCAATGATGAACTTGTAATTGGACGCGGTGGATTTGGCACAGTATATAAAGGACTTCTTAATGATGGGGGAGAGATTGTTGCCATAAAGAGGTTAAGATTAAACTCCAAGCAAGGGGAGCACGAGTTTTGGAGAGAGATTGAAGCACTTTCTGAGCTTCGGCATCTTAATCTAGTCTCTTTGATTGGTTATTGCAATGAGCGTCATGAAATGATTCTTGTTTATGATTACATGTCTGGTGGAACATTGGCCGACCACCTCTATAAAAAAGCTGATGACAGCAATTATTCACCTTCTCTGACCTGGAATCAGAGACTTAGCATCTGCATTGGAGCCGGTCGGGGACTGGATTATCTTCACACAGGCCATGGTATCATACATCGTGACGTAAAGTCTTCAAACATCTTGCTGGATGAAAATTTTGTGGCCAAGGTTTCGGATTTTGGCCTGGCTAAACCTGAAACCAGAAATATGCTGCATAGTTATGTCAGCACAAATGTTAAAGGCACATTTGGTTACATTGACCCACATTACTTTAGGACTCGTCAACTAACAAGAAAAAGCGACACATATGCCTTTGGCGTGGTGTTATTGGAAGTATTATGTGGGAGAATGGCACTGGATTTAAGGGTTGAAGAAGATAAGCACAGTCTAACCATGTGGGCTCAAGAGCAGATTAGGGAAGGAGAAGTAGAAAAGATCATAAGTTCAGATCTGAGGGGGGATATCTCACTAGATAGCTTGAAGGCATTTGTGAAAGCTGTTCAAAGTTGCATAAACGATGAACCAAAGAGACGGCCAACGATGGCTCAGGTTGTATTACAGCTTGAGTTTGCACTTAAGCAGCACGAGAGCTCGAGACAAGTAACAGATGAAAGAGATGTTTTTGATGTCTTTCCCTATTCTGATGAGATTATCTCATCAGCGAGCACAGAAAATCTAACAATAACCTCCATTGATGAGCTGAATATTTCATCTTCTTCAAAAGAACAAAATGTCATTGATGCTAAGCTGACATCCAGGGATAGAGTTATTAGATCAATAACAAAGCACCCAAGAAATTGGCAATGGGATGTACTCTGGAAACGACCAAAACAATTTCTCAACAAACATATCGAAGACTCAAAATCTGCAG GACAAAACAAACTTCTTATGAAAAAGCTGGTCATCAGTCTTCTAAAAGATTATGTGACTGGGTTAAGTGCAACTGAGTTGGATTGGGGTACAATGAACTTAGCAACGAATAGATTCTCCCATTCAAATATGATGGGTAAAGGTCTTGGAGGCGCTTATTACAAG GCTGTGTTACCTACACAGGTAATTGCAGTTAAAAGGAGTTCACTTTCAGAGTATGGACATAATGAGTTCAAACTTGAAATTTACTTGCTCTCCAAACTTCAGCACCCAAACCTCACAAAACTATTAGGATATAACATACATGGAGAAGAAATGATACTAGCATATGAGTTCAAGGCCGAGACAAGTCTACATGCCGCTCTATTTG TGGGACGTGATCAGCTTCCTTGGACACACCGCTTCAAAATTATCAGGGGGATTGCTGAAGGAGTTCTCTATCTTCACCAAGATTCAGAGTTGAGAAAATTTTACGGTGACCTCGAAACCCAGAATATTATATTGGACACCGAGATGAATCctaaaatttgttttgatttcaaaTTGAAGCCCGGCAAAGATCTTCGCATGTTGTCACTAGATGACAAAAG TGATCATGCCTCTGTGGAATGCAATCTGGGCTGCCAAATATCAGTATCAACGGACATTCATAGCTTCGGAGTTATGGTCTTGGAGATAGTGAGTGGCATGATGCACCGCCGAAGTTCTGAGGAGGGGCTGGACCTAATTGCTTAT GCATGGAAGCTGTGGAATGAAGAGAAACCATTATATCTTATGGAAGCATCAACATGGGTATCAGGGTTTTCACAGGAGGAAGTTCTAAGATGCATTCGAGTTGGTCTTTCATGCACCCAACAGCAACCAAAGTACCGACCAATGATGCCTCTTATTCTTCGGTCATTGCAAGGTTATCATGAATTACAATTGGAGCTCAAAGAGACAGTGCAACCAAAAACTATTCAATCCACAAGTAGCAGCATTCACAAATGCGACTAA